Genomic window (Halorientalis sp. LT38):
TGCGTCAGGCGCGTCCCCATCGTGACCACCCTTCGTTCACGCTCGCCGCCCGGTTCCCCCGACTCGTCTCGGTCGGTGTTCGATCCCCCCGAACCGTCCGGGACGAGACGCGGTCCGCTCCGCTCGCGCGTTCTGGAACGCCTCGTCCGGGGTCGCTGTCACCCATACTCGACCGTCGACCCGACGGCAGTTAACGCGTGCCGGGCCGTTTCCGGATTTCCGGACCGGCCCGCGAGCCGCGACGGCCGTGGCCCACCGCCTCGGCCCCCGACCGTCGGACGATCGTCTGTTACCATCTCTCACGGAACTGGAAACCGACCGACGACGACGGTTATTCGCCAATTTACGCTCCGATATAATGTGAAAGAAGCGTCAGACACCTATCTAATTCCTCTCAGAAACAATTAACTCCCTCGCTGAGAGAATACCAAGAGCAATCGTGTCGACCCCCGAAAACACCGTGGACGCGACCGAGGCGCCCCTCACACTGCCGTGTGATCACAGCTTCGCGTATTCGACGCTCTCGGACTCGGTCGCCTTCACCATCGAGAACATCGGGTCGACCGCGGACGGTGCGATGTACATGGAGATCGCCTTCTCCTGTCCGCGCTGTGAGTCACCGGTGAAAGTCGAACTCCTCGAGTCGGTCGTCCAGTCGATGGCGTAACCCGGCCGGTGTCGTCACAGTCGCGGCCGTCTTCTCGCCTCGCCAGTCACTCCCAGTCTCCGGCCTGGATCTCTTCGGCGGCGGTCCGCGCGCGCTCGACGTACTCGTCGACGAACGCGTCAAGGCCGACGATCAGCGCCTCGCGCCGGACCTGTCGCTCGACCTCCGCGTGGACGTCGCGGCAGAGCCGCTCCATCCGGTCCTGTGCCGCGTTGTGGCGCCGCTTGGCCGCCTCGTCCCCGAGCCGGTAGTTGCGGAGGCCCCGTTCCTCGAAGGCGACCTCGATGCGCCGGGCGGCCTCGCGATAGATCCCCGCGATGCGGTTCCACGGGGCCGTCCCCGCGAGGCTGCGGTCGCGGAATTCGGGGTCCTGGACGATCCGGCGCGCGAACGCGTCGATGGTCTCGGGCGTCGCGGTGTCGAAGAAGAAGTAGCGTTCGAGGACGTAGTCGGGGCCGGTCACCACGACGTAGTCCCGCCCGCCGATCGGTCCCGTGGGGTCGAGGCCTCGCTCGACGTGGGCACCGTCGTCGTGGAACGACGAGACGACGTACCGCTCCGCGTCCGTCTCGGGAGCGACGCCCCGTGACGACCGCGTCGGTGCCCACTCGCCCGCCATGCTATCGCTCGAACTCGTCGGAGCTGACGCCCGGGACCTCGTCGACCTGCTCGGCGAACTCCGCCGCCGAGAGGTCACCGATCGCCTCGAGCCCCAGCCGGATCATGACGGGGTAGAAGTGGCGGGTCACCGCCATGTCGCCGCCGTACTCCCGCTGGACCGCCTCCGCCATCTGGGCCCTGGTCGCCTCCAGCGCTCCGTCCAGTTCGGCCGGGACGTAGAAGTTGCGGTGCTCCCACTCCTTCTGCACGTGCTCGACCCGCGGGGTCCCGCCGCTGTCGTTCGCGGCGCCGTCGCTGCCCGACCCCGGGGGTCGGTCCTGCACCTTCGAGACCGCGTTCTCGCCCGCCCGTCGCGAAGGAGAGTGTTCGCTCATGGCGCGATCACTCCCGCGCGAGTTCGGGGCGGACGCGGCCGGGTTTCCTGACCAGTGTGATTGGACGGCATGGTTCTGTGGGTCTAACCCTATCTGGGCTCCCCCTGCAAAAAGATGCGTCAGACAGCTGACTCCCTCCTGTCCGCCGATTTGCAGTGGAAATCGGCGACGGGACGGCGGTGGCCCGTAAGACAATCCCACCGGCGTGAGACGGCGTCGGCGTCGTGCGGGCGACTCGACCGGCGGGGCGGCGTCAGTGGTAGAAGGGCGTCACCTCGATCGTCCCGTCGCCCTGGACCTCGACGAAACACTCCTCGTAGGAGAAGACCACGTAGAGCCCGTCGCTCGCGCTGTTTTCCACGAGTTCCTCGATCGACTCGACGTCGACCGTCTCGTACAGCGGTTCGTGATCCGTCACGTCGCCCCCGGCGGCAGACTCGATGGCTTCCGACAGCGTCACGTGGAACGGCTCGTTGCCGTTCCAGGCGTGTTTCAGCGCCGGCTCGCTCTGCCCGGTTGTGGCCGTTCCGTCGGTCGTATCTCGCGTTGTGTCGTGCATAGTTGAACTGGTGCCCTCTCGATCGCTCCGCTCGATCGCGGCGTCGTGACTGACTTCCACGGCGCGGCGGTGCGTGGTCCCGTCCGCCTCGCGACGACGCGCCCCGTCTCCATCCAGAATGACCAGTCCAATGAATGTTTTTCTGCAAACACGATACGTTCGGCGAAAACGGATACAATAATTTTCCCGACAGCAACTAACCAGCAGACGAAGGAGGATTACGAGAGAACTGATCGTAATCAAGACATCACCGATCACAGGCATATCGTCGCCGACACGCGCACGGATGTATTACAGGCCGCTGGCGTCCGGGTCCCGTCCCGGTAAATGGCCCGCCCAGCGTCTGTTATACACGTCGCCGTCCCCGTATTTCACAGTACAGTTGACACGAACCGGGCGGTCGACCCGGTCCCGACCGTCGCCGGTCAGCGCTCGATGGCTTCGTAGGTGCGGTTCGGGCCGTTCCCGGCGCTCCGGACGAGGTCGTAGTCGTCCAGCTTCCGGAGGTAGGTGCGGACGGTGCGTTCCGTCTTGGGCTCGGGCACGCGGGACTCGTAGCGCTCGTATATCTCCCGGGGCGGGAGCTCGTCGGCCTCGGCCAGGACGTCGAACACCGCCCGCTGGTCGTCGGTGAGCTTCTTCAGGTTGCGTTCGTGGAGCTCCTCGCGCGCCGTCGGGATCGCCGCGCTCACGTCGGCCGGGCGGATCTCGGCCGCGCCCTCGTGGTCGGCGTTGCGCGCGGCCGAGCGGAGGATGCCGATCGCGTCGCGCGCGTTACCCGCCGCGGCGTCGGCGATTCGCTCGACCTGGGCCGTCGATATCGCGCCCGGGGCCAGGCCCCACTCGATGCGGTCCTCGAGCAGGGAGACCAGTTCTGCCTGGGTGTACCGGTCGAAGGAGATGGTCACGCTGCTCCGGAGCCGGGACTGCAGCCGCTCGTCGAGCGACGCGGTGACCTCCCGCTTGCGGTTGGCGATGAGCACCATCGTGATGTGGGGCATCGGGTAGAGCTTCCGCAGGACGCCCTTGTCCTCGAGCTGGTCGACCTCGTCGAGGACGAGCAGGTAGGGGCTGTCGACGGCCTCGATCCGGGAGACCATCTCGTCGAGCGGGGTCGACCGGTGGACGTCGTAGGAGGTCCCGACGCCCTCGAGGATCTTGTACAGAACGCGAAACCGGTTGGAGTGTTGCCAGCAGTCGATGTAGTGGCTCTCGACGTCGAGCACCTGCTCCTGGAGTTTGTCGACGGTGTAGCGCGCGATACAGGTCTTGCCGGCGCCCGACGGTCCCACGAGGAAGGTGTCCTGGGGCCGATCGTCATCGAGCACCGGCTCCAGGGCCTTGGACATCTGGTTGACCTCCTCGTGGCGGTGGACGATCTCCTTCGGCAGGAAGTCGTCCTGTAACACCCGCGCGTTCTGTATCACGGTGGTCATGTTCGATGTCGCCGAGGTAATAGCTACCCGGGGCGTTTCCGGAAATTCCGGATTTCATAGTTCACCCGACCGTCACGTCGCGCGCCCGGCCAGCCGACGGGTGCGTGCGTCGTGGTTGCCGGATCCGTCCCGAGTAGCCAGTTCTGTGAAAGCACGGTGATAGATCCACTTCACGGTTCCGTTTCCGGGAGCGGCCGCGCGAGAACGGAGCGGGCGAGCGAACGGCGCGGCGAGTCAGTCCTCGCGGACCCAGGCGAACCGCGGGTGGAGCCAGTGCCAGTACCCGCCCTCGCACTCCGCCACCCAGCGCTCGACGTCGGGTCGCGAGGTCACGTCCCGGACGTCGTCCTCCGCCAGGTCGTCCACGCCGCCCTCGTCGAACGGGACCGAGACCACCTTCCGGAGGATCGTCTCGTGGAATATCGCCCGGGTCCCACGCCGTCGGACGCCGACCAGCCGATACTGGGCCGTGTCCTTCGCGAGGAGCGCCTCCGCGGCCGCCGCCGGGTCGGCGAAGTCGTCCGCGCCGTCTATCGCCGCCGCCAGGTCCTCCCGGACCCGGATCTCGAACGGTCGTTGCGACATAGTTGCAGTTTGGTCGAGTATCTCTCACACGGTCGTCGCAGGCGGTAAAACTACCGACCGTTCGGCCGGGCGAGTCGAGTCGAAACTATGGCAGATCAGTTATGAAATTATTCATATCAATACGTGCGGCGTCGGTCCCGAAACCCGGTGTCAGACACGGGTCGGACCCTCGTCGAGCGAGTGACGGATTCGATACCCGTTTTCCGGAAATCGACCGCGTTTATAATCGAAGCCGGGCACTGTCGGTGACGACGACCGTCCGAGGGCGCTCGGATTCGGCGGTCGAACCGACGGCCTATCCGGTCATAATTAGGACGTATCCTAATGACAGGACAATTTTAATTCGACTGGGGCTATTCGGTTGCACCGCTAGGGAAACTTGGGTCCAGAAGGACGGGTTGGTGGAACAGCACGTCCTTCGTCGGGTACCTGTAAAAGCGTTTCCCAGCGCCAGCGGCGCCACCGTCGGTCGATCCGACGGGCCGCCGAGACAGGATACAACGATGACCGATACACGCACGCGGGCGACGGAGGAGGCCGACCCACCGCAGGAACGCGACCCCACGGCCGGGGGTGAAACCGGTGGGTAAAGTCTCGAGCCGCGACCCCGCCGACGAGTGGGAAGTCACGACGCCGGAGTGGAACGGCGACGTCGAGGTCCAGCTGCGCGACGACGAGATCGCCGTCGTCGTGCCGGACGACGCGCCGTATACGTCTGATGACGTCGTAATAACCGACGGACGGGAGCACGACGAGACGCTCTTTCCCGCGGACGCCGCGTGGCCGCTGGTCGTCCCGAGCGTCGCCGGGCTGGTCGCGCTCGCGGCCGACTGGCTGGACCCGCTGGCCGGGTTCGGCACGGCCGGGTGGGTCCTCACGGTCGGCCTCTACTGGCTGTACACGCTGGTCGGGGTCCTCGGCACGCTGGCGCTGTACGAGCGCGCGTCGGCCGCCCCGGACGAGGGGCTGGCCTCGAACCCGTGGCCGTACATCGTGGGCGGCGGCCTCGGGTTCACCGCGATCCAGGTCCTCCTCCGGGACCTCCCGGCGACGTGGCAGGCGGTCGCCGGCTCGCTCGCCGGCGCGTTCCTCTTCGGCTGCGTGGTCGCCGCCTCGATCACCGGCCCGCTCTACCTCTTCGTCTCCGCCCGAACGAGCGCCCCCGCCGCGACCTGACGGGGCGCGTTTTCAGAGCAGCAGGAGGGCCACGACCGCGAGTCCGAGCAGCACCAGCGCCGCGTACAGCAGTCGGTTCGATTCCCGCTCGGGCTCGGCCTCCCCCAGCGGATCGCGAGTCCCCGACCCCGATTGCGAACCGGTGACGTCGGCGAGCCGGTGGCGCAGCGAGTGGGTCGCCCGGGCGCCGCGACTGTGCAGCACCCCGAACAGGTACACCATCATGTCGCCCAGTTCCAGGAGCAGGTTGTCCCGCTCGGCCACGTCGGACTGCGCCCGTGATCGAGATGTCCCGTTCGAGCGCGTGTCATCGGCGCTCGACGCCGACGCCTGCGAACCGGAGCTCTCGGTCCCGGCCGATCCGGCGTCGTTCGACGAGTCCTCGGCGGCGTCGGCGTCGCCGTCCGAATCCGCCTCGTCCGGTTCCGTCGACTCGGACTCCGCGTCCGCTTCGGCGTCCGCGTCCGAAGCAGGCTCTGGTTCCGGCTCCGATTCCGGCTTTTCGTCGGTCTCGCTCTCCGCCTCCGCGGCCGCCTCGTCCGGGTCCGCGTTCAGCGTCCCGGCGGCGTTCAGGCGCTCGACCAGCGCGGAGTCGACGGGTCTGAGGTCGGGGACCGCCGCGTCCGAGAAGTCCGGAGTCTGCCCGACGTCGACGGTCTCGCGCATCCGGAACTTCACCCGCCGGACCTGCTCGTCCCAGTCGGTCATGAGGATGGCCTCGCCGTTCTCCAGTTTCTCGACCGCCTTCGCCGCGTCGGCGTCGATGATCCGGCTGACGACGTCCGTGTCGTTGTTCCAGGTCAGCCGGTGCCAGACGAGCCAGTTGCACTGGGTGATGTAGTCCTTGTCGACCGCGGCCGGGCGCTGGGAGATGGCACAGATCCCGAGCCCGCGCTTGCGGCCCCGCTTTGCCACCTGTAACAGCCGCTCGCTGAGGCCGTCGATCCCGCCCGACTGCGGGAGGTACTCGTGAGCCTCCTCGACGAGCAGCAGGAAGGGCTTCTTGTGCGTTTTTTCCCGGACGAACAGCTCGCGGACGACCCGCTCGAGGATGTCGTGAACCTCCGACTCGTCGATGTAGCCGGAGACGTCCAATACTACGGGGACGTTCTCCTCGAGGGCCATCGTCGCGAGCATCTCGGCGTGTTCGACACCGACTTTGGCGTCGCAGGTGTCGTCGGCGCCGACGTGGAGGACCTCGTATTGCTCCTTGAGGCCGTAGTACTCCCCGTCGGTGTCGACGATGAGGAAGCTCAGGTCGTGTTCGAGCAGTTCCTCGGCGATGACGCTCGCGGTGACGGACTTGCCCGAGCCGGACTTGCCGGTGATGAAGCCCCGGCCGGTCAGGAGCTCGATCACTGGGAGGGTCCCACCGTCGACCGTGACGGTGATGTGCTCGGGCGGATCGCTCATTGCCCGTGGTTGCGTGTGAGCCAGTATATGCCTTCTGTCCGATACGACCGCCGACGGCCGGGTCGGGTCGCCCGGCGATCCCCCAGTAGACTTTTGAAAGAACCGTGAGAGGAGCCGATATGGTGTCGCTGCCGGGTCGGCGGTTCGCGCGAGGGACGCTCCTCTTCGTCCTCGGAAGTTCGCTCGTCCTCACCGCGAGTTTCGTCGGGGCGCTGGGG
Coding sequences:
- a CDS encoding HalOD1 output domain-containing protein, which translates into the protein MHDTTRDTTDGTATTGQSEPALKHAWNGNEPFHVTLSEAIESAAGGDVTDHEPLYETVDVESIEELVENSASDGLYVVFSYEECFVEVQGDGTIEVTPFYH
- a CDS encoding ATP-binding protein gives rise to the protein MSDPPEHITVTVDGGTLPVIELLTGRGFITGKSGSGKSVTASVIAEELLEHDLSFLIVDTDGEYYGLKEQYEVLHVGADDTCDAKVGVEHAEMLATMALEENVPVVLDVSGYIDESEVHDILERVVRELFVREKTHKKPFLLLVEEAHEYLPQSGGIDGLSERLLQVAKRGRKRGLGICAISQRPAAVDKDYITQCNWLVWHRLTWNNDTDVVSRIIDADAAKAVEKLENGEAILMTDWDEQVRRVKFRMRETVDVGQTPDFSDAAVPDLRPVDSALVERLNAAGTLNADPDEAAAEAESETDEKPESEPEPEPASDADAEADAESESTEPDEADSDGDADAAEDSSNDAGSAGTESSGSQASASSADDTRSNGTSRSRAQSDVAERDNLLLELGDMMVYLFGVLHSRGARATHSLRHRLADVTGSQSGSGTRDPLGEAEPERESNRLLYAALVLLGLAVVALLLL
- a CDS encoding Cdc6/Cdc18 family protein, coding for MTTVIQNARVLQDDFLPKEIVHRHEEVNQMSKALEPVLDDDRPQDTFLVGPSGAGKTCIARYTVDKLQEQVLDVESHYIDCWQHSNRFRVLYKILEGVGTSYDVHRSTPLDEMVSRIEAVDSPYLLVLDEVDQLEDKGVLRKLYPMPHITMVLIANRKREVTASLDERLQSRLRSSVTISFDRYTQAELVSLLEDRIEWGLAPGAISTAQVERIADAAAGNARDAIGILRSAARNADHEGAAEIRPADVSAAIPTAREELHERNLKKLTDDQRAVFDVLAEADELPPREIYERYESRVPEPKTERTVRTYLRKLDDYDLVRSAGNGPNRTYEAIER